A portion of the Bubalus kerabau isolate K-KA32 ecotype Philippines breed swamp buffalo chromosome 1, PCC_UOA_SB_1v2, whole genome shotgun sequence genome contains these proteins:
- the LOC129641248 gene encoding tetraspanin-13-like codes for MKVGKKDTKLPLFAGWLVSLLLIGIAAWGIGFGLISSLRVVGVVIAVGIFLFLIALVGLIGAVKHHQVLLFFYMIILLLVFIVQFSVSCVCLALNQEQQAQLLEVGWNNTASARDDIQRNLNCCGFRSFNPNDTCMASCVKSSHPCSPCAPIIGRYVGEVLRFVGGIGLFFSFTEILGVWLTYRNQKDPRPNPSTFL; via the exons aTGAAGGTTGGGAAGAAAGACACTAAACTGCCTTTGTTTGCAG GCTGGTTGGTTAGCCTGCTTCTGATTGGAATTGCTGCATGGGGCATCGGCTTTGGGCTGATTTCCAGTCTCCGTGTGGTGGGCGTGGTCATCGCCGTTGGCATCTTCTTGTTCCTGATCGCGTTAGTGGGGCTGATTGGAGCTGTGAAACACCATCaggtgttgctttttttttacaTGATTATTCTCTTGCTTGTATTTATTGTCCAGTTTTCAGTATCATGTGTTTGTTTAGCCCTGAACCAGGAGCAACAGGCTCAGCTCCTGGAAGTTGGTTGGAACAATACAGCAAGTGCTCGGGATGACATCCAGAGAAATTTAAACTGCTGTGGGTTCCGAAGTTTTAACCCAAATGACACCTGTATGGCAAGCTGTGTGAAAAGCAGCCACCCGTGCTCACCCTGTGCTCCAATAATAGGAAGATACGTGGGAGAGGTTTTGAGATTTGTTGGTGGCATTGGCCTCTTCTTCAGTTTTACAGAGATCCTGGGTGTTTGGCTGACCTACAGGAACCAGAAAGACCCTCGTCCTAATCCCAGCACATTCCTTTGA